GAGGAGCAAGGTACAGCATTGCCTTCAGCAGCTGAAAGAGGTTCTGAGAACAAATCTGATGAGACTGTGTCCTTGAAGAAGCATCAGCAGCCAGAGAACAAAGAGCAGGAATCCTGCAGAGCTTCACCTGAACAGGTAACAAGCTGGAATCTTTGTGAAGGGTACTAAGCCAGTGGTTTTGTGGGCAAATTCCCTTTCTCCAGAGTCCTGTCTGACTTCAGGGAAAAGTTCTCTTTACATGGATCATAGCAGTGGCATGCAGTACCTGCATGAGAgtgactgagagcatgcaataATTCTGCCTCATTCTTGCAGGTGCTGAATACAATTTCACAGTTGAATTATGCTCattctttacttttttcatGCAGATAAAAGATGTAGCAGAGCCATTGACCACAGCGCTGCCGGATGGCCCCAGAGAAGAGAGCTTGCAGTTTGTGTCAGAGCTAAaggtgggagagcagcagggcactgttacccaggcagctgcagcagcagcagctctgcgggacGGGGTTTGCAGCggtgcagcaggcagtgctgtgTGCCAGAGGAGAGCCCAGTGTGTGTTTGCAGGAGCCCGGGTGCTCGGGCGCCGTGGACATGGGCGCCGTGTGGTGGGCAGCGGCTGGCAGCCGCAGGGAGCTGCGCGTGGTCACCGCCTGCGAGAGCGCCGTGTCCCTCTGGCAGCCACGGGCCCCCGCCGGCTGGGCCAGGCTGCACACCTGGCACCTCAGAGAGGTACGAACACACTGCTCGTGCTGGAGTTAGGGCAGCTGCCTTGCCCCGTGTGTTAGCTGCTGAGACACAGGGAGCTTGGAGCTTGTATGGTTGTGTTACCTGCTGGAATTTAATGCCTCATGCACACAATGGTGCTGCGCTTCACTTGTGCTTTTTCCCCTTAGAGTTCCTTGAGACGTATTTTATATGTCTTATATCAGCAGGGATTGTTTGATTAGGCAACCAGTCAGCAGAGAGTGCAGCTGTTCATTTTAGTGTGCTTCTTGAGAGGGGTCTGAAAATCAATCCTGCTCCACATCATTTTACTTGAAACACTCTAGAACATGAAAATAAAGGGACACTGTGGGTGGCACTGAATTCTTGTTTTGTTGTCCCAGATTCCTGTCATCCAGATTGTTCCTCTGCCCGACACCTGTAACCTCGTGTGTGTagcactgggagagctggagatTGGAGAAATAAggttttgtatttatttcttaCTAGTGCTTTGCACCCTGAGTAgttgcagctcagctccttGTGAGAAGTGGTTGAAATTATCTTTTTACTAATGTGGCACTTTCTCAGTTGCTTTAACAGTTGGAAAATGTGGAAGGGATTTCTAAGAATCAACTGTAAAGACCTGTTTATTCACCTCAGAGCTGGCAGGCTGATTGAACACAGACTGATCTCTATATGCTACTGCACATTTGAGTGGGGCTTCCTCCTGTCATGGTGTGTGCTTGTCTCTTGATTTAGGCTCTTGCTTTATTCTTCTGAGACTGACTCATTCAAGCACTCCCTAGTGAAAACTGGGAATATAAAAGCAGTTGCTGGGCTAAAGGACTGGAGGctggtgagcagcagcaggaccatgcaGGAACAGCAAGTGGAGATGGTTTTTCTCTCAGAGACAGGGGGGTGAGTTTGGGGGTGCTGCTTTGGGGTGGTGTCCGTGTGGTGGGTGGGATAAAAGCAAGGAAACACCTTGGATGTTGAGCAGTGTTATGTTCCTCTTCCAGAACACTTTTTGTTTTACCTGCTCTTCTATGTGCTGGTCTCCTTTCAGGAGCAAGGACAGGCAGACTCTGATGCCCCCTGAAGAAACGGTTACAGCCTTTGCTGAGGTAGAAGGGATGAGCGAGGCCTTGGTGGGCACCACTGCAGGGAACAGCGTTGTGGTTTGGTGAGTGTTCCTCTGCCACACACAGTTtaggggctgggggcagcttcagctgctgcagggctgtacAGGGgtgctggctgcctgctgagcCACCGTGAAATGGCCAGTGGTCAGTGTGGCACCACAGTCAGACAGCCAGGGAATTGCTGTAATTCCATTGCTTTTGTGTCATCCTCACtacacccttcctgcctattgGTTTCATTTGCTTAATGTGGAACCAAACCCATGTCCGTCCTGCACAGGGGTGTAACTATGATTAGAAATGAGTCAGAATTTGTATTTTCACCAACTGCAGGAATCTGAGAACTGGTCAGCTCCTGAGGAAGATGCACATTGGCTATTCCTACCCAGCTTCCATCTGCCATCGAGCATATTCTGACTCCGTACGTACACTAAAGTCACGGTTCATGCTTGGGCTGCACtgactgggatggggacatAAAGGATTGAAGTTGCTAGGGAGGGTTGAAGTATCAGCTCTGTTTCAATACACTGCAAATAATTCAAGGGTAAACAGGTTACAGGAGGAATAAATAACCTGTGCTGGCCGCCTCAACTCCTGGCTTTCTGCAGGGTGCTAGTAAAGTGGGAGCAATGCACCCTGGTGCATTCCAAAGCTGCAGCATGCTGTGAGTGGGAAGCAGAAGTGCTGTTGCCCAGGCCTGGTGCTTGGCAAGCCTCATCCATGTCACACATGCGTGCTGCCAGCATTAGAATCCCTCTGTGAATGTTCCTCTGGACATACATGCCCGAGGGAATGGGCTGTGTGAAACCAACATTCATACTAACCATCTTTCCCCACTTGCTTCTACCTGTGCTGTGATTCCCAATGGGTTTTGTGGTTTATCAAGGATTTGATTGTTTTCAGTGAGCATGTAACCTTTTGGGACAAGAATGTCTTGTCCAATAATGGTGCCTTGGGTCCTCACATTATCCATCCCAGGGTATTTCATGCTGGTTTGTGGCCATTCTGGGAGCTACTGTTTTCAGTTGTGCTGCTTTCCATGGAATTTTTGTTATATTTTAAGCTTGTAGGGATTAAAATGTGACCCAGAAAATTTacttattttgttttttgaagTGTCACCTCATCCTATGGCAGGTTTAGCTTTTTGAAACAGGAAGAGAAATTCATAAATCCCTCGGGTCACTGAGCTGTCACTTTGCTGTGTTGCATCAGCCCTTATCAGCCAGtagctgcttttgcttttatcTAATTTGATAAGGAAAGTAAACCATATCTGTTTTCCTCAGTAAAAAATAATGCATCACTGTTCATGGGGCTGTGATTAGAGAGAGCGTAGCAGTTAAtttttggaaaattattttgttttcttcctcctgctgtTGTTTTTAGTGATGTATTTTCCCTCTCTGTGTCAGGGCCTTCTGTTTGTTGTTTTAAGCCACCCTCATGCCAAAGAGAGCGAGTCCTGTGGAAGCCCAGCGTTCCGCGTGGTGGCCTTCAACCCGCGCACGGGCCGGAGCGCGCCGGTGAcatcctgctgcctgccccctggcCCGGCCGGCAGGCGagtcctgggctgggctggctccttCGGGGGCGTTGGGAGAGCCCCTGAGGAGCGGctagctctggcagggatccagCTGCCATCTCCCCGTGATAAGGGGCTGCATCCGGCCCTGCGTGCGTCCGGTGCCGGGCTGGGGGCCGGGGGCGTGGGCTGCTTCCTGCCCGCTTCCCACTGCGGGCTGTGTGCTGACCCCTCGCCCTGGCAGCTCTGTCACCGTCACCACGGGGCTGGCTTTGTTCCCAGGGACTGGGGGAGTGTCCctgggctcctcagggctgGCTTTGTCCCCTCGGGACTGAGGGAATGTGTCCctgggctcctcagggctgctccctgtCCAGTTGCACTGGAGGAACAGTCCGGACTGTAGGCTGCCTGCTATTAATCTGTACCTGAGCCCTGGGCTAGCTGAACAAACGCTGCCATGGTGTTTTTGCACATCCCCTGTCTCCTGCtcacccccgtgtccccacagGTACCTGGAGGGTGACGTGTGGGACACCGCGGGAGCCGCCGTGCTGACGTCGGGTGTGGTGGCCGTGTGGGACCTGCTGCGGGGCCGCCCCACGGCCGTGCTGCCCCCGGGCCCTGCGGGGCACTGGGCCCTGGCCCGCTGGGCCCCCGGTGGGGCCGGGCTGCTGGCAGGGTGCCACGATGGCACCGTGCACCTGTACCGGTACCGGCCCCCGCAGCCAGGACCCGCCTGACAGGCCAGGCGCTGTGATGGCACCGTGCAGCTGTACCGGTACCGGCCCCCGCAGCCAGGACCCGCCTGACGGGCCAGGCGCCGTGATGGCACCGTGCAGCTGTACCGGTACCGGCCCCTGCCTGACGGGCCGGGCTGCTGGCTGTGTGCCGTGATGGCACCGTGCACCTGTACCGGTACCGGCCCCTGCAGCCGGGAGCTGCCTCACggggcctggcagggctgcccaccGTGCCAATAAACGTGTGCTGCTTTGGAACCACTCCGTGTCTGTTGTCACTGTTCTATGGGGGGCTGTGAACAAGGACCTGGGGGCTCTCATGGACCTTGTCCTGAGCAGCACTGTGTGCTGGGGGCCAAGGAGGACAATGGTGTCCCCAACAAGAGCATTTGCagcaggtcagggaggggatccttcccctctgctcagccctgtgagGCACTGCTGGatggctgtgtccagctctgggctcctcgGGACTGCAGGGACACGGAGCTCCCAGAGCGAGtccagcagtggctgtggaAATGATGAAGGGACTGGATCATCCCCCTgatgaggaaaagctgagagagctggggctggtcAGCCTCTAGAGCAGACACAGCTGAGCGGGGCCTTATCAGGGTGTGTAATTATCTAAAGGGGGTGCCAAGAAGACGGACCGAGCACTTCTCAGTGGTGCTGAGCAATAGGAGAAGAGGCTACGGGCATGGCAAGTTCCACCTGGACACGAGGGAGAACTTTCCTGTAGAGTGACAGAGAAACAGAGTCCAGACAGGGTCTGGAGTCTCCCGCAGCGGAGGTGTTCGCGGGCCGGGAGCGGCGATATCGGCCCGGTCCAACCGGGATCACGGGACCGCAGCCGGGTCACGGGATCGCCGCTCCTGGCCCGGCCCATATTGGGATCGCCGCCCGGGGCGCTGCGGCCGCCGCCCGGCAGAGGGCGCTGCAGGCGCCGGTCTCTCCGCGCGGCGCCCGCCGGGACAGCGACGATGGCGGCCCGTGTCCTCTCGTCCTGCGCCCGCCGcctgctgccgctgcccgcccgccccgccgcgctccgTTCCCTCCGCCGCCTgccgcccgccgcgcccgccccgtcgggccgccccgcgccgcccgcgcTGCTCCGGCTGCCGCGTGTGGCCGCGCCGCTCTGCCGCAGCTTCTCCGAGCTGCCGCCCCTGACCTTGGCCGACATCAAGGACCGGGTGCTCTACGTGCTTAAACTCTACGATAAAATCGACCCCGAGAAGGTGAGCGGGACGGGGGGGAGGTGGCCGGGCCGCGGGCTCCGGTGTAACGCGTGCCCGTGGCCCGCTGACCGCCGTGTCCTCCCCAGCTCACCGCCGAGTCCCACTTTATGAAGGACCTGGGCCTGGACAGTCTGGACCAAGTGGAGATCATCATGGCCATGGAGGACGAGTTCGGTAACGGCGCCCGGGGCTGCTAGGCCGTGCGAGCGGCGGCACCGCCGGCCTGTGCcgtgtggggcagggagagacgCACAGAGCCGGGCAAACACCGCAgggccagccctgggagcaggagagACCACACCGAGCAGGACAAACCCCACAGGGCCGGGCATGGGAGTACGACAAaccccacagagcagggcaaACACCAACAgggccagccctggggccaggACAGACCACACAGAGCCGGGCAAACACCGCAGGGCCAGGCCCGGGAGCAGGgccagctcccagagcagggcaaACCCCACAGAGCAGGCCCTGGGGGCAGAGCAAACCCCACAGAGCAGGCCCTGGGAGCAGGACAGACCCCACAGAGCCACCAGTGAGCTGAGCACCTGCAGCAGTCAGGAATATGGCCCTTTGCTCTGGAGCTCAGCCCCTCTGGAAGCAGGAATTCTGTCCCACCAGCcgggaagggggaaaggggagcaGAGGATGCTGAGCCCTGCCACACACcagggtctggggtctctggcTCCTGCTGTGCCCGCCGTGTCCCCTGTCTGGCAGCAGTGTTGCTTTGGGCAGTGCAGTGACAGCTCTGgctcacagcagcctttgccgtGTCCCCTGAGTCCCCAGCCATCCCTTCCTCGCCCTTGCTCCCTTTTCCATTGGTTTTGCGCTAAGTGTGTGCCCTTTCTTGCAGGATTTGAAATTCCTGACGGAGATGCAGAGAAGCTGATGCGCCCACAGGAGATTGTAGATTACATTGCAGATAAGAAGGATGTTTATGAGTGAAGCAGATGCTCAGAGGTGAGTCCAGAGGTGCTGTGAGGGTGCCTGGGCGCACACCGGGGGGATGTGTGGCACAGGTGGGAGCCCAGCAGCTCGGGAGGGAgcgggcagcagctgtgggtgccagcagggagggcaggtgGGGGCTGTTTTCCTGAAGcacctgcagctggggacaggacgtgggctcagcctctcctctggtcctgcctggcaCGTCCAGCACTCATCCCTGGGGCAGCAGTGGGTGGCGGGTTGCTCTCAGCCATGGCCCCATCTCCCTGTGTCAGTGGGCCCTGTGCAGGGCGTGTGGGGGCACCTCagccctgccactgctgccGTTTCCTCTGCCTCAGCCGGGAAGGAAATGGGCAGGAAAGGGTTATAGGAGCGGTCGgggagggctgcaggggaaatgaGGTGGCCTgaggccagccctgcagcactgaTCCACATTCTTGCTGTTCCTGTGTGGCTCCAGCCttcccccccagctccctggggcaggggggcTGCCACCCTTCTCTGTccagggcagggtgggagctGTGGCCTCTGGAGAGaactgggggctccttctgtgCCTGTGTTCAGTGCTCAGCGTGTCCTGACCCACTTCTGTGCCTTTGAATGCTTGGTGAGGTGTTAAATGtgtggattttgttttccaggagtTGTCCCACACCAGGACTGGGCTGGTGCCGGCAGGGATGGACGGGAGCGCGCACGCTGTCCCACTGCTGCCTTCTTTGGAGGCTGCATGTGGATGTTGTATTTAAAGCTGTCTGAATGTGTTGTcctttaaaaacaagaaaaaaacaggaataaAGAGTTAAGACCATTCTGGTGGTGGCTGTTCTGTCTCACACAGTGGGTGGGTCCTGGTGGTGGTGTTGGGTGTGAAGGACACACTGGGGAACCCTGCCCCGAGATTTGGCTCTGCCCTGCATGCTTGTAAGTGTTTATTTCATCAGTGCTGATAAAAACAAGTTCTGTGTGAAAGGCTTCTGCTTTCCTGATGGAAAATAAGGGGGGGAatgattttcctgctgctgaacAGCAAATTGACATCGCTGTTCCTGTACACCCAGTTCATCACAACACGGGAGCCTTGCTTTAACCCTCACGAGGCAGGAACGGGGTATTTCTGAGCACTGCACAGTTTTTCCTCAGAGCCAAGAAACACTGACAtgtcacagcagccctgccaggctgggagccaAGGAAGTGTCAAGGATAACAGATCCTCTGGCAGTGGGGGAGGTAAGGATGGAAAatggagcagaggctgcagtgctgcccgTGGTGCTTGTGTTGTGGTTGGGTGCTCTCAGGAGCTGCACCTCCCTGTGGGATCCCTGGCAGAGCCGTGCCCCTCTGCCTCCGTGGCACAGGTGTTGTTTTCTCCTTGCCccacagcctggctgagctctggggcgtttcctgagcagagctgggggcacacGGTGGGTTTGGCTGCTGTGCCCCCGTGGCATGGACACAAGGTGTTTGATGTGGGGAGTGGTCGCTGCTTCCCGGGGCTGTTGTGACCCTGAGGGATGTGGTGAGGGACCTGCGGCCAGAGCGGACCTCGGGGTGCTGGGAGAGCCTTTGTCCCGGCACGGCTCACGGAGCGGGGACAGCCGGGGGCAGAGCGCGCGTCCCGGGATGAACCGGTGGGAGGGGGACGGGCAGGGGCTGCGAGTCCCGCGAGTCCCGCGGGCGGCGGCTCCGCGCCGAGCCCCGGGGGCCGTGCCGAGCTGCCGAGCCCGGTCCGCCCGGCccgagggagggagggagggagcgccggtgccggtgccgtgGGGCGGGTCCGGGCCGGGGGCTGCGGTTCCCGGCGCCTCCGCCCCGCCGCagcgggggcgggcgggggcttCCTGCCGCCGCCTGGCAGAGCCGCCCGCGCCGCGCCATGGAGCGGCCCcggccgccgctgccccggccccggccgccgctgccccggCTCCTGGCCGCCGCAGGTGAGGGGGGCACGGCCGGGAAGGGTCCCCGGGGCCGCTGGTCCCGGGGCGGGGATGCTGCGctggggggcggcggcggcagggCCGGTGCATCCCCGCAGCCCGGAGCTCTGCGGCGGCGCTGGGGCCGGTACCGGCTCCGGGCGGGTCCGTGTCCccgccggggctggggctgggggcggcggcggctgctcGGTGTCCCTGGGACCTGCCCGGAGTGGGCCCGGCCGCGGGTACCGGGGCGAGCGGGCAGCGGGGCGGGCACGCCGGAGGCGGCCGCGTGTGTTTTCCGTGTGGCCATTCCGTGCCAAGCCGTGCCACCAGCCCGGGCGACTCCGTGGCCTCGAAGGCGGCGGCGCTGCCCCTGCGGGAGCCCGGGTGGCGCCGGTGCAGAGAGGGGCCCGCAGGCTTTGTGGTGACCCccgggctgtgccagccccaccgGGCGGTGCCCACCCGCCGTGGCTCCTGCCGAACCGCCCATTATCACTGGAGAGGGGCCGCCAAGGGCCCCGGAGCCCTGCCCGGAGCCCTGCCACCCGTTGGTGCCGGTGCTGGCACGTGGCGGCTCCGCCGGGGGCCGATCGGGCTCGGGGTGAGCCCAGCAGGGGCACAGTGAGgtggtggggcagggctgggcaccgcTCGCTGGGACAAGGGCAGGCGGTTCCCAGCTGGGTTTGGGCTGTTCTGGAgcatctcctgcagcagagcctccCTCGGTTAACAGGAGGCAGAAAGAGACGGGGGTCTCACCTCGGCGGTAGCTCCTGGGTGGGTGCCTGGTGCTGGTGCGGGATGCCCAGCACCAATGCACgctgctcctttccctctctcccagtGCTCGTGGAATGCTGTGCACGgctctgcccggctctgggcAGCGGGACGGGCTCCGCTCTGGGCGCCGCCGACCCCTGCGCCCACCTGGGCCCTGCGGCGGGGGAGCGCTGCCGGACAGGTGCAGGTACCGGTACCGCCGCCCTCCCGCACCCTCCGTGGCACCGAGTGCCCTCCGCGGGGGCTGCGGCTCGCTGGGCCCAGGGTCCCGCGGTCGGAGCCGCTCAGTGCTCGCCCCTCGCCTCTGCCCGCAGATCGCCCGCAGCCGGGAGTTGGCACGGGGCAGCCGCCCACACCAGGGgccgtggggcagctgtggACAGAGGCTGGACCGCCGCCCTTTCCCGGGACCCCCGCCGGGACCCCCGAGCTCTCCAGCCCGCAGCAGAGCCCCGGAGGCCCCGGGCTGGGCAGGAACGGGACGGGgccggcggcgcggggcggcgcAGCCACCGAGCCCCCGGGGCCCGCGGTCtctgcaggctgggagcagccagccccTCCATCCCCGGCTGCAGGGACCCCAGCCCCTGAGGAGGCACACACGGACCCTGCCACCACGCACCCCCCGGACCCTCTGGGACATGTGACAGCAGAAGGTGCCACGAACGCACAGGGGACGCTTCTGCATTCACCACCCTCCGTGACAGTGCCAGGCTCTGCCGG
This Zonotrichia albicollis isolate bZonAlb1 chromosome 16, bZonAlb1.hap1, whole genome shotgun sequence DNA region includes the following protein-coding sequences:
- the NDUFAB1 gene encoding acyl carrier protein, mitochondrial, which codes for MAARVLSSCARRLLPLPARPAALRSLRRLPPAAPAPSGRPAPPALLRLPRVAAPLCRSFSELPPLTLADIKDRVLYVLKLYDKIDPEKLTAESHFMKDLGLDSLDQVEIIMAMEDEFGFEIPDGDAEKLMRPQEIVDYIADKKDVYE